aaagatggagataaacGATGATGAAGAAATGACATGCCACAGTGAAGATTCCCTTGACAGTGCCCAGATGCCCCACTCAAATGCCAACAGCTGAAAGATCGTTCTACTTTATGTCAAATATCTAGCTTTGTCTGATATATGAGTCATAGTTGCATTACGAGTGTGTAATTATTGTCAGCCTAATGCTTATCTTTAAAGTACTGTGTAATATTTTGTCGTAATACATCATCTCTCGCTATAAAAGGATGATGCGCTCCCTCTTGTAAGATATAGAAGAAGAAATCCAGAAAATAAAACCTTTAAGTTTTATCTATCATGTCTTTCTAAATTCTCCTTGCCTCTCTAAGTCTTCTTCTTCCTAAAAACATCTTATGTGGGTTATCATAAGAGCGTTAATAAAGTATGCTCTGTGCTTGCCATTTTTAATGGATCCTGCACATCAGAAATATTAAACTCAGATAGTATATCAATCCTGTTGTGATTAATATAAGATTCTTGAGTCAAGGTTTTATAGCTAAAAGGCAGTGCCTGTTGAAATGCCCGTGAGGAGAAGGGCTTGTGTTTGGCATAGCATACCTGCTATAATTTCTTGATTCTAGTCTCTTCTATTATTCACACCCGTAttgtttataaaatataaattattgagTTAACTTCATTAggaataatatttattaatttaattaattttaagatTACAATAACAAAAGAATTAacattattaaaagaaaaaattcaacaatttattgaattaatttttatattttgaattttaaaattttaaaattaaatttttaatttttaataatgtgataaaaaatacaattttgacaactttttaatgtattattttattttatacctttattcactttataaatttttactccaatatttcaaaaataaggattttttttaatgactaaaatgaaaacacctaaaaattaaatgaccaaaataaaaatataaacataatgTAACATGTACaagttaattattattaaaaattaacagttgagtaactaaaataaaaacatattagATCACCCAGCCAAAGTAAAAGTTGACTGACAAAGTAGGTTTACCCAAATTATTACAACGTTAAAGCCTACAATGGACGACgaaatattaatttcacaaaagtaaaataaaatgtataaaaccTCAAATATAATTatggttaaataaaaaaaaatcaaaagcatGAGTACAGGGATCTATTTGCAGTACAACAATTACTAAAGTAAATTTGTATGTTCAGACAAATATTTGAGAATCTCTACCTTTGTTGAGAATAGAAGAGCATTATGATGAGAGGGAAAAGAGACCCCTTTTTCATGGGTCCAACTTCAATCGTTGCTGTAGTTCACCAACAAGATTACTTCTAGGAATCGCTTCCTCGGTGGTAGTTTCGATGTTTTTCAATTTTACGATCCCTTCATTCAGCTCTCGCTCGCCCACGATCACCATCCAAGGGatctttgagtctatggcatatTCGATGTGCTTCATCACCTTTTTATGAACCTTATATTCTGCTTTGATGTCTACGTCCCAAAGCTCACTGACCAATTCTGCAGCTACAGCGAGTTTATCCCCCAGGATAGCAACCAAAACTTGGGTTTCCGTGGCTCGGACTGCCTGCAAGTGCCGTCCCAAAAGTATGTATGTCAGTACGAGTGTGTGGTAGACTCACGAGTGAGtgttatatacatgtatgtgttTGCCACGAATATGCTGAACTTTTTTAAAGCTTTTTCAATGATTGGAGGATCATACCATACCCGTATCCTAATATACATAGGACATGGGTGTCAAACATGGTTACTTCAAAAAGAAATGAGTCAACAAAGGAAATGATACTAAGAGAATCCTTTCGCACCCCACTTAACGGATATATATCTCAAACATCTTAGGAATACAAATCACCTGGTTCTGTGCTTTCTCTTCCATTATGGTCAACACTCGTTCGATTCCAAGACTCATGCCAACGGCCGGAACCTGCTTTGTGCCAAAATTCCCGATCAGATTGTCATAACGTCCACCAGCACCAATTGAACCAACCTGAAAAAAAGTTCGATCATATTATCAAGGGGCAGCTAACAAccaacaaaataaaagaaaagttatgaCATTTGCAGTTAAAagttacattttcaaaaggtccAATGATGACAACATTCTTGAAATTTTTGGGAAAAGGTCTACAGAAAAACTAGGAAATGGGAGCACTTATTGACCTCCGTTTCTTTTGTTTTTCATGGGCTTAAAAACCTATGCTGATGAAGCGCACATACGCACATGTACAACAGTTCTACGTAGTTTCATACTCTTGCAGTGGAATAGAACAGAGTAAGAGTCTCTATCACCCTGGGTTATGAAGCAGAGATGGGGGAGGATCTAAAAGAACCGCCTAGAATTCCAAAGAATAAACCAAAGATGAATTCCTAATCAGAAAGTAGTTCCTTCGACCTTCACCATCAATGGTTATCACATAAAAGTTCAAACTTGAGTATGGCTTGACCCACTATAAAGCTCTTAACATATTTGATAATatacaaaaaaaacaaaacaaaaccagTACAGAATTCATGTATATGTACATAGCATTCATAGCCCCCTGGCAGAAAATATATTTACCTGCACACCTcctttgaaagcagcttcaaatATGACACCAGTATAATAATCAAGACCTCTGGCGAGACTCAAATCGAAAACCACTTTGTCTATGCACCTTGATTTATACAAAGCATCAAATAAAATGGACAAGTCACCTAATGCTTCTTTGGAAGCATTGTGTTTAAGAAGCTCACTACCCTCAGTTCCTCCCATAATCTTTGACAATAATTCCAGAGGAGGTCCTCTTATCTTCACAAAAGTGCCAATTTTATCAGCTGTCTCAACAGATAACCCCTTCTCTTCCACCTAGCAAGTATAATTGAACAATTCAAATTGAAACCATCATAACATATAATAAGATAATAACTAAAAAATGAAGATATGCAACACACATAATTTATCCActgataaaaagagaaaaaggaacAGTTAGTATATGTCATGAAAAAATAATTGAACGGTGGTATATTTACACTGTTTCTCCAAGAATTTAGATGCTAGATAGAGGCAGTCCTCACCATTTCCTTTTTAACCTGTTCAAAGGATTGTTTGTCTAGCTTGTCAATACTTGAACAAATAGTTCTAAATTTTGCTGGTGGCACACCGCAGATTTCCAGCACTCCATCAAGTAACTTTCGGTGGTTCAATTTTATCTGTCAAAAGCAGATAAAAAGTAAATTAACCAATTTGGAAAGCACTTCGAGCAGTGAAGCAAGCTAGTGAAAATGAATGCTAAAACTGCACCAactcaccaaaaattgtaaaaatgaaaCATCGAAATTTACAAACATGCTAAATCTTTTTAAGTTGGAAAAATGCAAAATGTTAAATTCAGGTATAACAGCTCATGCAGGTATGTCAGCCTAAATTGTAAGTTTAGTATAACAACCGAAATACACACTAATTAACACCAAGAAGCTGAATATCGAATACTGACAGTGAATAGAGTACCAAAAATTTACCTCATAATCCCCAATGTTTAGTGCATTTAGTACTTCAGACAAAATTCTTACAACCTCAAAGTCAGGACCCATCTTTTCATATTGACCAGCAATATCAAAATCACATTGATAAAATTCTCTATATCTCCCTTTAGATGGGTTATCCCTTCTCCAAACTTTATCTATGTGGTATCTTTTAAATGAGGTGAGACCATTCATTGCCACATACCGAGAAAATGGAACAGTTAAATCATATCGTAGAGAACAAAGCTCTCCACCCTGTAAACAAATATGACAAAAAGTTAGAGCTAAAACTACATAAACCATACATCTAACTTCTCTACATGGAACAGCCATAATAAACAAATTTCACACAAAAGAAAAAGACTTCATTTAATGGATAGTTCTTACTAACCTGGTCTGCAAGATCATAAATCAATTTTGAATCCTCCCCATATTTTCCGGTAAGAGTCTCCTTCAATTCGAAAGCAGGAGTATCCAGGGCAGTGGCACAATGCCTCTCAAAAACCTTTGTTATAATAGAAAAGGCTTTCTTTCTTATTGTCATTTGCTCTTTCGCAAAATCCCGAGTACCCTAGAAACATCCAAGAAACATAAACACTCTGCTGAATAAATAAGGCATACGATTATTGCATTATAATGATTTAAACTCTTTCCCCTTCTCTTAATGTTTATAATATCAATGAAGCTAAACCAACCCAGATGCAAATGCTCTACTTCTAGTTATAGTTTTAAGCAATATTTCCAACAAATGATAACTGAAGCTAATATGAAATAAGAATTATGGTTCAGCTTTTTACCTTAGGGGTCTTGGGGATTCTTCTACTTTCATTGCTCTCCAAAATCTCCATCACCTTCTTCAACAACCCATCAAAATCTGCACTTTTTGgatctaaaaatgataaaaattcctCAACTATTTTCTCTAAACCCTCTCCCTTACTCATCAACCTATCCTTTATCATCTCCACAATAACACTAGTTCCCTTCCCAAGCAAaaccttcttttttttcttcttttccgcTTTCACATTCCCTCCATCAAACTCTCCTCCTTTTCCACCAGTCTTCTCATTCAAAAACTCAACACCTTCAAGCACGAAAAATGCGCTGACAGCCTCCCACGCAACAATTTTCCATACAATCCGCAAAACCAACTCCACATCCTTCACCAACTTCACATAATCTTTCTCCAGCCCAGCTTCCACAGCCAGTTTAACTCCATTTCTCAAACTTTCCTCACTTAAACACTCCTTTTCAAAAATACCCTTTAAACCCTCAACACCAACTGAACCCAAATTCGATCTCACTCTTTCCAAACTATCCTCCCCTAAATTCCTCAATTCAAAGCACAAATGCAGTACTTTTCCCCCTAACTTCTCGCCCGAATTCGAAACCACACGAATAACAGAATGCAAGCTCTTAACAGCTTCCCTCACATTTCCATAAACAACAGGGATCTTAGAAAACGAGTCTGTGTTAACT
Above is a genomic segment from Gossypium arboreum isolate Shixiya-1 chromosome 8, ASM2569848v2, whole genome shotgun sequence containing:
- the LOC108468809 gene encoding histidine--tRNA ligase, cytoplasmic; this encodes MSSLLESCKLMDQSSSALSTVAIASAALSCEAARANLSAFDLTDSGDGSVSKEDIGVSSDIKVLLNGSKLAVSSNKGDDKVNTDSFSKIPVVYGNVREAVKSLHSVIRVVSNSGEKLGGKVLHLCFELRNLGEDSLERVRSNLGSVGVEGLKGIFEKECLSEESLRNGVKLAVEAGLEKDYVKLVKDVELVLRIVWKIVAWEAVSAFFVLEGVEFLNEKTGGKGGEFDGGNVKAEKKKKKKVLLGKGTSVIVEMIKDRLMSKGEGLEKIVEEFLSFLDPKSADFDGLLKKVMEILESNESRRIPKTPKGTRDFAKEQMTIRKKAFSIITKVFERHCATALDTPAFELKETLTGKYGEDSKLIYDLADQGGELCSLRYDLTVPFSRYVAMNGLTSFKRYHIDKVWRRDNPSKGRYREFYQCDFDIAGQYEKMGPDFEVVRILSEVLNALNIGDYEIKLNHRKLLDGVLEICGVPPAKFRTICSSIDKLDKQSFEQVKKEMVEEKGLSVETADKIGTFVKIRGPPLELLSKIMGGTEGSELLKHNASKEALGDLSILFDALYKSRCIDKVVFDLSLARGLDYYTGVIFEAAFKGGVQVGSIGAGGRYDNLIGNFGTKQVPAVGMSLGIERVLTIMEEKAQNQAVRATETQVLVAILGDKLAVAAELVSELWDVDIKAEYKVHKKVMKHIEYAIDSKIPWMVIVGERELNEGIVKLKNIETTTEEAIPRSNLVGELQQRLKLDP